A stretch of DNA from Spirosoma endbachense:
TCGCTCGTATGCTGGCGTACTATTGTGTCTATTTCCTCCAGAAACGGCTTTTCATTGGCCAGGAGTAATTTCAGGCTAGCCTGTGTATCTGGACTCGTTACATCTTCGGGGCGCTTCAACCGGATCAGATGCCCAATGCTACGCTGAAAAGCGGAAAATTCCGGACGGATACTATCGTATAGCCGCTGAACCGTGTTAGAGTTAGGAATCAGTACATTGTGAGCAATTACCTGCCCTTCCCGACTTTGAAGGTGATAGCGCTCAAACGTGCTGAATACGTGGCTTAATTCTGAAAGATTCTGATTGAAATTATCGCGTTCATTAATGTCAGTAACCTGAAGTGCCTGTTTGACAATCTGCTGACTTTGGTGACGTTGGAGCGCTGTATAGCGTATAATCCATAGTTCATCCTGCACAGTGCTTAGACGCCACTGAGTCAGAATCTGGCCCCCCGTAAGGAGAACGGCCAGTATAATAAATAAAGTTACGTACAGGCGCGTGAACCGAAATGGAATTGCCTGATCGTTTTTTGTGTTATCGCTGAGTAGTTCGGACACGGTCAGTTAGATCGAAGCCAAATGATTGAGTAAATGTAGTAAATTTCGTAGTTTTACCTCACACTTGTCCCATACTGTGCCCAACGCCATGAATCGCCTACTCGTTGCTCTGCTATTCGCCAGTTTTATTGCATTTTCTTTCCGGCCTCTGGAGCCACTAAACCCAGGCCGTAGAACCCCTTCAATGGCTATTTTGGCAACTGCCGAACCGGTTAAATTGTCGTGGGAGGTTTTACGCGACGTCACTTTCAAAAAGAAGTGGTATGCGGAAGAATCCGTTTATATGCTTTATCCAACGTTTGGGCAGGGCATTCAGAAACTTAATGGAAAAACGGTTGAATTAACTGGCTATGTATTGCCAGTGGATCTGGAATCAAATCTGTATGTATTGTCGGCCTTTCCATACAGTGCCTGTTTTTTTTGTGGAGGAGCAGGACCGGAGTCGGTTGTATCCTTGAAATTCAAGAAAAATGGTAAAAAGTTTAAAACCGATGAGCGCCGTACTTTTCATGGAACGCTCAAACTGAATGCTGATAATATTTACGAGCTCAATTATATCCTGGCTGATGCTGAGATGATCGAGCAGTAAGGGAAATAGAATACACTAAAAAAAGCCAGCAAATCAGAAATTTGCTGGCTTTTTTGGTTTGTCCATCAGCTGATTCTGGGTAGTCTATAAATGATTGATAAGGGTGAATTAGGAGCAATGTCAAAAGTTGTGGAGCATCTGGGGTTAAGCATATAACGGAGTTAGGCGATGTAATAAGAACGCCACATTCTTGACTCCTCTGAATTGGGCTCGGAAGGCTTTGATCTTGGCATTGAAGGACACCGCCGACGCATTCGTGCTGCGGTTGTCAAAGTAGTTCAGGATGGGTCTGATAATGGTTTTGAATCGAACGGTCCGCCCTAACAAACGAAAAAAGCACTTACCATTTCTGATAAGTGCTTGATTTTCAGTGGCGGTCCGGACGGAAAATCAAGATGTGTTGATAATCAGTACAATTACGTTCCTATTCGGAAGTAATTCGGAAGTGATAGCCATTTTTTACAATTATTAGATGTGTTTTACGCCTTTGGCGTGTGTGTCAGCCGTGACAAGCCAGTCGCGGTAGTCTGGCCAAAACTACTAAGTAAGTAGTCAGTATAGAGGTCGAGGGTTGTCTGCATACTCAAAATTAAACCAGCCATCCAAAAGGTGGCGTAACATCAGTTCTTAACACAATAGCATGAATTATGGAGAATTCTGTTTTTTCGTTAGTCCTGCCTCGCATTCATTCGCGCTTACTGGCCGATGTCATTAGTACCCAACCAACAGGAAGCCCTACTGTAGACTATCTGCTCATTGTCGGCGTCTTCGCCGTCGCTATCCTGCTGATTGTGCGCCGGGTTCGTAAGCGAAAGCAGCCGTAAACACCACGAACTTATTCTGAAAACGATGTGGATCGATCTTCTAAAAACGTGGCTCATCGAACTTCCCATTCTGTTGTTGTTTTTGCACAAATACGACCGGCCTGTTCCTATTTTATTGCTCGGGGCCTTAATTAGCGCATCGACCTGGCCTTTTTTGGTCTATTATAGGACTCAGATTGGCGGTAATATCGTCTTGCTCGAACTAGTTGTAGCTTTCGTTGAAAGCTTTTGGGTACGTTTTCTCTGGAATACATCCTGGCCATTAAGCCTACTTATTGGCTTCACGTGCAATGCCATAAGCTTTGGTTTGGGTTGGCTCGGATGGGTGTAAAGTCAGCTATTGACTACAAAAAACGGGCTGTCTCGAAGATCGGAACAGTCCGTTTTTAAAAAGCGATTACGCGTCAAAGCCCGTAGAAACCGTAAGCTCTTTCCAGCGCTCCAGTTCTTCCTGAATCGCACTTATTTTCGCATTGGCCATATCATACGCGTCCTGGCCAAGGAATAAATGCACGGGTGGATTCAGTTCGGTAGTGATCTGAATCATGGCCAGTGCCGCCTTCTCCGGATCACCCTGCTGATTTCCATTCAGAACATGCTGATGGTGGTGCTGCGACTCCCGGACTTCCTTATACGCGTCAATCTGGTTTTGAGAAACACCCATCGATCCGGCAGTAAGGAAGCTCGTTCTAAAATAGCCAGGTTCAACAATCGTGACATGAATCCCGAAAGCTTTTGCCTCGGTTGCTAACGACTCCGAAAATCCTTCTACGGCAAACTTCGTGGCGCAGTAGATTCCCCATCCGGGAAAGGAACCGAAAAAACCACCAATTGACGAGATATTAAGGATATGGCCGGAGTTTTGTTGTCTCAGATAAGGCAT
This window harbors:
- a CDS encoding DUF3299 domain-containing protein; this encodes MNRLLVALLFASFIAFSFRPLEPLNPGRRTPSMAILATAEPVKLSWEVLRDVTFKKKWYAEESVYMLYPTFGQGIQKLNGKTVELTGYVLPVDLESNLYVLSAFPYSACFFCGGAGPESVVSLKFKKNGKKFKTDERRTFHGTLKLNADNIYELNYILADAEMIEQ
- a CDS encoding transposase, translated to MLGRTVRFKTIIRPILNYFDNRSTNASAVSFNAKIKAFRAQFRGVKNVAFLLHRLTPLYA
- a CDS encoding oxidoreductase, whose product is MDTATKKVWFVTGASKGLGLVLVQKLLQQGYAVAATSRNQKELADAVGNTTASFLPLAVNLTDENSVRQAIDTTIRTLGGLDVVVNNAGYGLSGSVEELTDREARDNFEVNVFGSLNVVRQAMPYLRQQNSGHILNISSIGGFFGSFPGWGIYCATKFAVEGFSESLATEAKAFGIHVTIVEPGYFRTSFLTAGSMGVSQNQIDAYKEVRESQHHHQHVLNGNQQGDPEKAALAMIQITTELNPPVHLFLGQDAYDMANAKISAIQEELERWKELTVSTGFDA